A part of Colletotrichum higginsianum IMI 349063 chromosome 11, whole genome shotgun sequence genomic DNA contains:
- a CDS encoding Integral membrane protein, giving the protein MMVVQESRGPELLGVQIAFLVAAWVATILRLYVKVAITKNHTLDDGVMYLSTVLYSVYAAVAVLGIVKGGIGRHTSELDSESIIIALKVWYTCEILYAFISALIRTSICLFLLRIFNRGTTKMAKMLLQATIVLVWVSSIVYLFIIVLQCDPPNYYWAKFEGLQGSCRPAHLVPNATIGHSVVAAVSDWIIGILPMSIFWQLQMRREKKIRLLFFFGIGMM; this is encoded by the exons ATGATGGTTGTGCAAGAAAGCAGGGGGCCAGAGCTCCTTGGCGTGCAGATAGCATTCCTTGTGGCAGCCTGGGTCGCTACAATTCTCCGGCTATATGTGAAAGTAGCCATTACAAAGAACCACAcgctcgacgatggtgtTATGTACCTTTCCACA GTCCTGTACTCTGTGTACGcagccgtcgccgtcctcggcatTGTCAAGGGCGGCATAGGCCGGCATACCTCAGAGCTGGACTCAGAAAGTATTATTATAGCGCTTAAAGTTTGGTACACATGCGAGATTCTCTACGCATTCATTTCCGCTCTCATCCGGACCTCGATTTGTCTGTTCCTCCTACGAATCTTCAACCGCGGAACAACCAAGATGGCAAAGATGCTGCTTCAAGCAACTATTGTGTTAGTCTGGGTCTCATCCATCGTTTACCTCTTCATAATCGTGCTCCAGTGCGACCCCCCCAACTACTACTGGGCCAAATTCGAGGGACTCCAGGGGAGCTGTCGCCCTGCACATCTCGTACCAAACGCAACAATCGGTCATAGTGTCGTGGCCGCCGTGAGCGACTGGATTATTGGCATACTACCTATGTCGATCTTTTGGCAACTCCAGATGAGGCGAGAGAAAAAGATTCGACTGTTGTTCTTCTTCGGAATCGGCATGATGTAA